A portion of the Streptococcus sp. Marseille-Q6470 genome contains these proteins:
- a CDS encoding glycosyltransferase has product MKRIRIDVVVVPLSGHLYPTMNLLVPLLNNPQYEIRLFTGPQKKEVAEVAGFTVVPILENHIEEFERAANNDQQLGVLSAYHQLSESIDLINLVSDQLLEEWSKNRPDIVIADFITLSGGLVANQLGIPWITTMATQFVLETTDGPPCFIGGMGSPKNFWQATIQFLGRKATRIVKRIVSFSFRDRLKRYKFKVYNQLGQETIYSPYSILAIGMKELELKKEFPEHFRWVGPSGASVEAGEDYPLDLSPFMERKKVLMTCGTQLAWAKENLIYQAKQLAKAHPDCHFFVTRGVGGEAFQCEKLMENLSLVSYLPYKEYIPQMDYVIHHGGAGIFYQCIIYGKPALILPHDYDQFDYAVRGVEAGIAFTAKRDNSEAIGQAFEKLLAIENWPELETLRQAAQSYHPTEILESEIHRLLADKEKEK; this is encoded by the coding sequence ATGAAAAGAATCAGAATTGATGTTGTTGTTGTTCCTTTAAGTGGACATTTGTATCCAACAATGAATTTATTAGTACCTTTACTGAATAATCCTCAGTATGAGATTCGTTTATTCACAGGTCCTCAGAAAAAAGAAGTTGCTGAAGTTGCTGGTTTCACTGTTGTTCCTATACTAGAGAATCACATCGAAGAGTTTGAACGCGCAGCAAATAATGATCAGCAATTAGGAGTTTTGTCAGCCTATCATCAACTTTCTGAAAGTATTGATTTAATTAATTTAGTTTCGGATCAATTATTAGAAGAGTGGAGTAAAAATCGACCAGATATTGTTATTGCTGATTTTATTACTTTGTCTGGTGGTTTGGTGGCTAATCAACTTGGAATTCCCTGGATAACTACTATGGCTACACAATTTGTTTTAGAAACTACTGATGGGCCTCCTTGTTTTATTGGTGGCATGGGGAGTCCAAAGAATTTTTGGCAGGCTACAATACAATTTTTGGGGAGAAAAGCAACTCGTATAGTGAAACGTATTGTATCTTTTTCATTCCGTGATCGTTTAAAGAGATATAAATTCAAAGTATATAACCAACTCGGTCAGGAGACAATTTATTCTCCTTATTCCATTCTCGCTATTGGCATGAAAGAATTAGAACTTAAAAAGGAATTTCCAGAGCATTTTCGTTGGGTGGGCCCATCAGGAGCTTCAGTTGAGGCAGGAGAGGATTATCCTTTAGATTTGTCTCCTTTTATGGAGCGAAAGAAAGTTTTGATGACTTGCGGTACACAACTAGCTTGGGCAAAAGAAAATCTTATTTATCAAGCTAAGCAACTTGCAAAAGCTCATCCTGATTGTCACTTTTTTGTAACTCGTGGTGTAGGTGGAGAGGCCTTCCAATGTGAAAAACTCATGGAGAATCTGTCCCTTGTTTCTTATCTCCCTTATAAGGAGTATATCCCTCAGATGGATTATGTCATTCATCATGGTGGAGCTGGAATTTTTTATCAATGCATTATTTATGGTAAGCCAGCTTTGATATTACCTCATGATTATGATCAATTTGATTATGCCGTTCGTGGGGTTGAGGCCGGTATTGCTTTTACAGCTAAAAGAGATAATAGCGAGGCCATTGGACAAGCCTTTGAGAAACTGTTAGCTATAGAAAATTGGCCAGAATTAGAGACTTTGCGCCAGGCAGCACAGTCTTATCATCCGACGGAAATTTTGGAGAGTGAAATTCATCGTCTGCTAGCGGATAAGGAGAAAGAAAAATGA